One region of Polynucleobacter sp. SHI8 genomic DNA includes:
- a CDS encoding tripartite tricarboxylate transporter substrate binding protein: protein MHQGLRLICGLLSLSFAVSALPVQAADNTYPNRPIKVIVPFPPGGPTDNYARLIASKMQEDFKQPVIVENRAGGTGAPGTLAVMNAPADGYTLLFTSNSAHLIGPLLKSPVPYDSVKDFTPLSMVIKYPMYLLVNPALPAKTIPEFIQYAKNKSNQLNYSSVGIGSGGHLACELFNIAAGTNVVHVPYKGAAPAQAALIGGETQMFCDSVGNSQGMVNAGKMRGLALFADKRSSVVPDVPTMGEMGLPGLAAYIWLGMLAPPNLPNDIQNKLTNELVKIMAMPEVSAFALKGGNDIVANTSAQFGQMMRDEKEIWLKVIREKNIKAE from the coding sequence ATGCACCAAGGGTTAAGACTCATTTGTGGTTTACTCAGCTTATCATTTGCTGTTAGTGCTTTGCCTGTGCAAGCGGCAGATAATACGTATCCAAATCGTCCGATTAAAGTTATTGTGCCATTTCCACCGGGAGGCCCTACAGACAACTACGCTAGATTGATTGCTAGCAAAATGCAGGAAGATTTTAAACAACCAGTCATTGTCGAAAATCGTGCAGGTGGTACAGGAGCGCCCGGTACCTTAGCCGTCATGAATGCACCAGCGGATGGTTATACATTATTGTTTACTTCCAATAGTGCGCACTTAATTGGACCATTATTAAAAAGCCCAGTTCCCTATGATTCGGTGAAAGACTTTACACCCTTATCGATGGTTATTAAATACCCCATGTATTTGTTAGTAAATCCCGCATTACCCGCAAAAACGATTCCGGAATTTATTCAATATGCAAAAAATAAATCGAATCAACTTAATTATTCCAGTGTGGGTATTGGGAGTGGTGGACACTTAGCTTGTGAGCTATTTAATATTGCTGCAGGGACTAATGTCGTGCATGTGCCTTATAAAGGGGCTGCCCCTGCCCAAGCTGCGCTGATTGGTGGTGAAACACAAATGTTTTGCGATAGCGTTGGTAATTCTCAGGGAATGGTGAATGCTGGAAAAATGCGCGGTTTAGCACTCTTTGCTGATAAAAGATCCAGTGTCGTTCCTGATGTTCCTACCATGGGTGAAATGGGCTTGCCAGGACTTGCCGCCTATATTTGGTTAGGAATGCTTGCACCGCCGAACTTACCAAATGACATCCAAAACAAATTAACCAATGAACTCGTCAAAATTATGGCAATGCCTGAAGTTTCTGCATTTGCTCTGAAAGGCGGTAACGATATTGTTGCTAATACCTCAGCCCAGTTTGGTCAAATGATGCGTGATGAAAAAGAGATTTGGTTAAAAGTGATACGAGAAAAAAATATCAAAGCAGAATAA